Proteins from one Fragaria vesca subsp. vesca linkage group LG6, FraVesHawaii_1.0, whole genome shotgun sequence genomic window:
- the LOC101302466 gene encoding uncharacterized protein LOC101302466, translating to MAKGGMFLEKARRCVRTVFFMVAMVASLLVSSLPVLVAIGDIMVPCVLISSFTCVTCYGFKEHLHRYAFKSSLVDVPLVSFIRSLIITCVYSMCDGPSLSHGPYLGTVTICSFTSILVLSVKVCVFTVNSQIEAEASTSLSRQKLHLKKSWGMPVLFLSSVVFALGHTVVAYRTSCRARRKLMFHRVDPEAVLLCKNVFSGYQKVPRSPTPSGGKTPKSDSEMRRKPFATAREEGELPVRVVADIDSLFITCQGLTLHYKISLPGSPPRSLSSVAFLESNLSCSSPKTAMGRPKPDRHPLSLLSKGQNHLHRSYSNQFHGSSLYIPLLDGSSTSPALSEEIPVLRLADAGDQDEGSKLNSGNPNNDMEGSGQFGIVLVHGFGGGVFSWRHVMGMLARQVGCTVAAFDRPGWGLTSRLRREDWEDKEMPNPYKLDSQVDLLLSFCSEMGFSSVVLIGHDDGGLLAMMAAQKVQASSNSFNVTIKGVVLLNVSLSREVVPAFARILLRTALGKKHLVRPLLRTEITQVVNRRAWYDATKLTTDVLSLYKASLCVEGWDEALHEIGRLSHETFLSPKNAESLLKAVEDMPVLVIAGAEDALVSLKSSQAMASKLVNSRLVAISGCGHLPHEECPKALLAAVSPFLTRLLVKQDLQSQ from the exons ATGGCGAAGGGAGGGATGTTTTTGGAGAAGGCGAGGAGATGTGTGAGGACGGTGTTCTTCATGGTGGCGATGGTGGCGTCGCTGCTGGTGTCGTCGCTGCCGGTGCTGGTGGCCATAGGGGATATCATGGTGCCCTGCGTTTTGATATCCAGCTTCACGTGCGTCACGTGCTATGGCTTCAAGGAGCATTTGCATCGTTACGCCTTCAAGAGCTCCCTCGTCGATGTTCCTCTCGTTTCCTTCATCAGATCTCTCATCATTACCT GTGTGTATTCCATGTGTGATGGTCCCTCTCTATCGCACGGTCCATACCTTGGAACTGTGACTATCTGTTCCTTTACCTCAATTCTTGTTCTTTCAGTCAAAGTTTGTGTTTTCACTGTAAATTCTCAAATCGAGGCGGAAGCTTCGACTTCCCTCTCAAGGCAGAAGCTCCATTTGAAGAAGTCATGGGGAATGCCTGTTCTATTTCTGTCATCAGTAGTTTTTGCACTTGGACATACTGTGGTTGCATATAGAACAAGTTGCAGAGCAAGGAGAAAGCTAATGTTTCACAGAGTTGATCCAGAAGCT GTCCTTTTATGCAAAAATGTTTTCTCTGGCTATCAGAAGGTTCCAAGATCTCCCACTCCCTCTGGAGGAAAGACACCAAAAAGTGACAGTGAAATGAGGCGTAAGCCTTTTGCTACAGCTAGAGAAGAAGGGGAACTCCCAGTCAGAGTAGTAGCTGACATTGATAGCTTATTCATCACATGCCAGGGGCTGACTCTTCATTACAAGATTAGCTTGCCTGGTTCACCACCTCGTTCCTTATCATCCGTTGCATTTCTTGAGTCAAATCTAAGCTGCAGCTCCCCTAAAACAGCAATGGGAAGGCCAAAGCCAGATAGGCATCCATTAAGTTTGTTATCTAAAGGCCAAAATCATCTTCACAGGAGCTACAGCAATCAATTTCATGGATCTTCTCTATATATACCACTGTTGGATGGTTCTTCAACTTCTCCTGCTCTTTCTGAAGAAATTCCTGTTCTAAGACTAGCTGATGCTGGTGATCAGGATGAGGGTAGTAAACTAAATTCTGGGAATCCAAACAATGACATGGAAGGGAGTGGTCAGTTTGGTATTGTGTTAGTACATGGGTTTGGTGGAGGAGTCTTCTCATGGAGGCATGTAATGGGGATGTTGGCTCGGCAGGTCGGTTGCACAGTTGCTGCTTTTGATCGACCTGGTTGGGGCCTAACCTCAAGGCTGCGACGGGAAGATTGGGAGGATAAAGAAATGCCTAATCCTTATAAACTTGATTCTCAG GTTGATCTGCTTCTTTCTTTCTGCTCTGAAATGGGGTTTTCTTCTGTGGTGCTTATTGGACATGATGATGGAGGCCTTCTGGCTATGATGGCGGCTCAAAAAGTACAAGCATCATCAAATTCTTTTAAC GTTACAATTAAAGGAGTAGTGTTGCTAAATGTTAGCTTGTCAAGAGAAGTGGTCCCTGCTTTTGCAAGGATACTCTTAAGAACTGCACTTGGGAAAAAGCATTTGGTTCGTCCTTTACTGCGTACAGAAATTACTCAAGTGGTGAACAGGCGTGCATGGTATGATGCTACGAAGTTGACAACAGATGTTTTGAGCCTTTATAAG GCCTCTCTATGTGTAGAAGGATGGGATGAAGCACTCCATGAGATAGGTAGACTGTCACATGAGACATTTCTTTCACCAAAGAATGCAGAATCGTTGCTGAAGGCAGTTGAAGACATGCCAGTCTTGGTCATCGCAGGTGCTGAAGACGCCCTTGTCTCTCTAAAATCTTCTCAAGCTATGGCTTCCAAACTTGTAAATTCT AGACTGGTCGCGATTTCGGGATGCGGTCATCTTCCTCATGAAGAGTGTCCCAAGGCACTACTAGCTGCAGTCTCACCGTTCTTAACTAGACTATTAGTCAAACAAGACTTGCAAAGCCAATAG